Proteins encoded by one window of Salmo trutta chromosome 17, fSalTru1.1, whole genome shotgun sequence:
- the polr2eb gene encoding DNA-directed RNA polymerases I, II, and III subunit RPABC1 isoform X2, which translates to MDDDEETYRLWKIRKTIMQLCHDRGYLVTQDELDQTLDEFKSQFGDKPSEGRPRRTDLTVLVAHNDDPTDQMFVFFPEEPKVGIKTIKMYCQRMQEENITRACIVVQMGMTPSAKQSLVDMAPKYILEQFLQQELLINITEHELVPEHIVMTKEELSELLLRYKLKESQLPRIQQGDPVARYFGLKRGQVVKIIRPSETAGRYITYRLVQ; encoded by the exons ATGGATGACGATGAGGAAACATATAGGCTATGGAAAATTCGGAAAACCATCATGCAG CTGTGTCATGACAGAGGCTACCTGGTGACCCAAGATGAGTTGGACCAGACCTTGGATGAGTTTAAAAGTCAGTTCGGGGACAAACCCAGCGAGGGTCGCCCACGACGGACAGATCTCACTGTCCTGGTAGCACACAATGATGACCCCACAGACCAGATGTTTGTTTTCTTTCCTG AGGAGCCTAAAGTTGGTATCAAGACCATCAAGATGTACTGCCAGCGGATGCAGGAGGAAAACATCACACGTGCCTGCATTGTAGTTCAGATGGGAATGACACCTTCAGCTAAGCAG TCTCTAGTTGATATGGCCCCCAAATACATCCTGGAACAGTTTCTGCAGCAGGAGCTTCTAATCAACATCACTGAGCATGAG CTAGTTCCTGAACACATAGTCATGACAAAAGAGGAACTGTCTGAATTGCTGTTACGATA TAAACTGAAGGAGAGCCAGCTGCCTAGGATCCAACAAGGAGATCCTGTGGCCCGGTACTTTGGATTGAAAAGAGGCCAG GTAGTAAAGATAATCAGACCCAGTGAGACTGCTGGACGATACATCACCTACAGGCTGGTCCAGTGA